The genomic stretch agacaccaaccggggcccccccaacctccacaccagaaatctcatgcccaaacccccttccggccaaaaaaaaaaaaacatatctggccgcggtccaccttcaagaaccacagcatatacacctcaaactaactactttacaaatttactacttgtagctgaacatagcagatttaagtatgagattacccgggacgtatatattgtttttagcctacccgctgctaaattacaccatttgtacaggtaggcctaatttatccagtgtaaatcatcacttaccactgtcttgtgttttttttaggggtgggcatagattaattttttaaatctagattaatctcactgaaatcttgaaattaatctagattaatctatattaaaatggctcatatgtgtgctacccaagtaataactaaaagtcagcttttgagatagggtttcttaatacagagggtgcattagaccaggggctcatctcgtttccaaaatgcatcaatgactgcttgaggaagctgttctcctttgatacttgaagaaaaaaaacatgctcaataaaatgtaggctactcgtgttcaacggtttatacagttaaacatgaatttgtaagcctacatactgtacattaaaaggggttgataacatgtttattcagctaaacatgatatttgaaatgtaagccaacatttagtacatttaacctcacggacataatttggggaggactttttcaaaagccggtttggtcctctgcagttttaacggttaaaaagaaatatttaaatagcgacgaatctagcgctaggaccatgcagaaaacgaccgctccgagctccgctccggtaacactttacattcctaaaaatgaattttccatgaagcaaacctagcgacttcgtggctgcatccatgtaaacacacgtacgatttttaattcacaggtttgaaaactcgttcttgcccctactgtgcaatttggttaggaatatagccgagctaaactgtcaagttgaaagtcatcatagtttgcttacccatttagtagatagattaatggcgataatttttatatcgcccgataagagtatcaaattaacgaacgccgttaacggcccaccactagtttttttgtgttcctcttccttcttttgttttctcttttggcttcctgatggataaattcgcttcatggttaagtttcatatttgccggcgtctaaaacttggctgtctgccaggacagtgtctgcctgccttcagcagctggtgggaggggcccccttgagggggattctgagaacagtgtcattgctcatgactttgagaatgtaaaggggggctcacacagtttgtcgctgcatttaattcttaacctgttgttgtctgggggccccaggccagcttggcCCCAggccccatcgcgacgggcctgccccagaccctcacagggaagctgtctgtgaagtgccatctcattacatgcaagttttcttaagttagagctccatatgtgcaaaatttactattgaatttacgccccctcatttgattggcttatactgactaggtagtgaagaaattagcatttttgttggatacattttaaagttcagactcttctgaacgttttgataccacatatgtgcatgtatgtgaaaaatccagggactagttcgcgctcaaagatgtgtgtgattttgcacattatgcaaattaactcgaaatctaagtgggcggagcttaatggttgtatattaattgtcctattgaatttagtcaaggaatgtataggaactggaattttggttctaggacctacggtgtaggagatatggacaaaaagtcaatgtggtctgctatagcgccaccatcaggccaatttgggtccctgtatgggaatctggtccttggagttaactgaacctttttgccaagtttggggtttctaggcattacggtctaggctgcacaatgcgttttaggtcaaaaaatgggacaaagaataagaaaaataccagcaattacaataggtttcccacactacgtgtgtgaaccctaataaaaaataaaaaaaaaccccaaagtttcaaaagggcactttcattgataaagggcagagttggtggtgctttagcacgcCACTGATTTCCTCATCAGTAGTTTCATTTTAATTATTGTATGTACACACCATAAAAATCATTACATTTCAAAAATTGTTGAATTTATTAATTTTGTCTTACCTCCCCCACTAGTGATCGCATGCTGAGATGTTGTCAGCATTACGTTTTTTCTTGCTGTCAAAGTCAATCTGTATACACGGAGTAGTAATTTGCTTGCCATCCTGATACCTTTCACTCCTTGGTGCGGATTTGATCGTGTGTTAGCTGAATTTAACCTGTGTCCTCAGAAAACAGGACTAAATGACTGACACAGACAAATATCCACTTTTCTGACCAATGAGTTTACAGCGACCGCAGGAAGGACGTGCGTAGAAAACCGGTTGTTTTGTTGCAGATTCTGTGAAGCATGCCATCAAGCAAAACACCGATCATAAGAACTTAACCAGTCTCACGCACTGTGTAATATACAGTTATTGAACATAATATGTGTCGTAGCCTTTTGAAAGAATAAATCTGCTACTGTGTTCACTTCCACGGCGCATATTAATGGTACACTAAAGGTTGCTAACTATCATATCCCTTCTACAGAGGTTTAACACAGCCATTGGCTGCATCTTGAACCATACATACTTCGAAAAAAATAGAATGTTTGTGCAAAAATAGAACGTCAATCAGAGTTTATGTTAACTCGTTCAAACAAAGTTTTGGGGTAATATTCGGTAATATcgaacagtggcgtgcacacatagacatcaggtggtgctaaagcaccaccaactctgccctttatcaacgaaagtgcccttttgaaacttcgttttttttttatcattttactgaggtcggttgaaatgatcttttgaaaacgtgagcgattaaaaacaatgccctgaaatgagccacgacctcgcacacacccaacctctctcttcctttaacaacagatgcgctgcagcagcagttcagttcagcgaggtgaaggaagcgtcttcagcacagcacgcacggtcacagatagacttcttctcccgtccccaccagccaggtcacacatcaagtaaaatctaccgtttgccctctaagcccaacatgaaatcattttcttgtgcagtaaaatgtctcatacagcaccaaaccaatacaaataattaaggtagagtttgcaaatctatgtattAAGCTGAAcatcttctgttgtataggttttgttaggcaacataaattaacacaatcgtttgtgaaagaagaaatgggaagttccccattacctgtgaaaaatgcacatctgcattcatgtaataacactcagtagcctataactccttctcctactttttggtctttttactgtattaattgtaggcctatattgatttactaattgcaaaatatatgcaacaaggcctgcagacagtggagggtaaacagaagttaactgaaggacatgactctatatagttaatattggatatgaattttatcagttggctgcgtgacttttctccattgaaaactcacgtttagagaatgttacaaataaaatgtcaaatttcattcaacgtgtgcttgtaatttttttaataattaagTTCTCCACgtgcgcaaaaaaaaaaagagcccTTCACCCTCCCAtcccccccgagcacttgccccccaaaatgtctgtgcacgccactgataTCGAAGATATTAGCTATTAGCACAATACATTTGTAGATAGATTTGTAGTTTTGCCACAGTTCTAATTATCTTGATAGTGCCGCGTCTTTGGAATAACAAGTGTTTTTATTTAAACCAGTGTAAATTACGATCTATACTATTTCACCAGCCTTACGTTCTATAGTAAGCTATATAGAGTCAAATTCCCAAAAGGAGGATATTTTTAATACATGACACAAAAACTGGACAAATCCACAATTTATGACCCAAAAATGTTCACAACATGAACTGTAGGgtgtttcttatttttgaaGATTCGATTTTTGCATGGGCCACCCTGCCATTTGGTTCATTATCATAAAAAAGtaataccttttttttttttttagaatgaTTTTTAGGGGTCGCTACCGACCCTACAGTATTGCGCAAATGTACCCTAAAAATGCTTATGTTGCATATGATGTTATGCAACAAAAGTGGTTGGTGCTTAGCATACAAACCTCTTTTAACtagtaatttttttacttttagtaTGCAGAATTGTGTCTATAATGCTTAATTGTTCCTTTTGCAGGTTAAACTAGTGTAACTACTGTACAATGATGGCTTCATCAGCCAGTGCAACGATAgctaccagaaagaaaactgagATATGGCTTATTGGACAGATGTCCTCTTTAGACAGTGTTATGCTTCCTTCAAAAAGGGAAGTGTTGGCCCTTTTCTTCCATTATAAGCAGATTGCCAAGCAAAGCATTAGGGAAGCATTACATTCCACAGCAAATGATGTTTTTGAAGTTTGGTCAAAGGCCCGAATACCAGTGCAATTAAAGAAGCACGTTGTCCCTAAAATCGAAAACATTTACAAGGAATGggaaaagttgaagaaaaataAAGAGAATAAAGCTAAGCGTTCAGATTATTTGAAACAAAAGGAAGACCAATGGAATGAAGGGTTAGAAGAACTATTCGATATTGCCCATGTCAACGCAACGTCTTTTAATAAATAAGTAGAAATGCAATGACAGAAAATGGATGTTTTTAATGCAtgtaataagtaaataaatgtgtACCAAGTAAATGAGTCATTATCACCAGTCTCCATCGGTTTTATGATTTTTTCCTATGTTAATGACTAAGAGCGCATAGTAAAATATGCCTTAAATTTCAATGACTGGTAGCGCccagtaaaaatgtttttttccccttgaaatttttacacatttattttctcaccaaaatgaaccatttcagtgggtggcccactggaaaaaaaaataaattttaacCCCAAATAAGAAACACCCTAATGAACTGGATACACAAACTTGTTTTTTCTTAAACAAAATCTCAGCTTTCAGCAAGAGAGCAAATAGTAAAAGTGTCAATTAAATGTATCATATTTCATAATTTCTAAACTTTTGCAGGAGGCTAGAAGGATTGTCAGCTGTCCAAAGAAATTGGTGATGCCCATTGTTACCTGAGAGAAATAAACATGAGCATAACATCAGAAAAAAGCACACAAGACATTTTATACCAAACTGCTAATTGTTTTTCCTCAGTGTAAGTGCTAGAATAATCCACAAGGTTTCCAAAGAAAATGGATGTTCAATCCCAGTTTTCTTACCTGAAGAAAGTTTCTCATCAGATGACATCACCTCCACTGGCCACTGACTTTCTGCCTCACTAGTTTCGTTTTCAGTGCTGTTTGCAGTTGTATCTTTTGTTGCTTCTAGCATTGGCTTCTTTTTGGCCCTAACAGCCCAATGCATTGACTGAAATATTGAGGCTAGTTGTTAACAGGTCAATGCAGTGAAAAAATATGGCTAATCTTCAAGTAGCACATTTTTATTAGCAAATGTATTAGTGCTCGTTTGGTTAAACATGTTTGTGTAAATGtgcttgattttttttaatttcaTTGTCTATGCTTTAAACTATAAATTTGTGCATAAACACTTAAAATTTCATTACATCACATATAAGCACTTATATAATCAATAATTGGCCAGTTACattcaaaattattatttttaatcaaATTAAATGTAGTTAATTTTGTGTATAAAAAGGAGAATCAATGTCATGTCAGAAAATGGCACTCACAGTTTTAACTGAGTCGCTCAGGGCCTGCCATTTGCTGAATGGCATAGTGATCCTACTCCTCAACCAGaaatcatatttttttcttttcgtttCATTTGTAAGAACCTCCTTTGCCTCTTGCAatttttgaaactcttccactgtaaagaaaaaaaagaccaaATACAATTAAGCTACCCACATAATACCCCATAAATAATTATACttttttgaaacaaaaatccAACAGCTGAAGAG from Brachyhypopomus gauderio isolate BG-103 chromosome 15, BGAUD_0.2, whole genome shotgun sequence encodes the following:
- the dnajc12 gene encoding dnaJ homolog subfamily C member 12: METILNCKLEELEDYYGLLGCDELSTTEQIVSEFKVRALACHPDKHPQNLKAVEEFQKLQEAKEVLTNETKRKKYDFWLRSRITMPFSKWQALSDSVKTSMHWAVRAKKKPMLEATKDTTANSTENETSEAESQWPVEVMSSDEKLSSGNNGHHQFLWTADNPSSLLQKFRNYEI